The Heptranchias perlo isolate sHepPer1 chromosome 3, sHepPer1.hap1, whole genome shotgun sequence region GTAAttcacagaattttaaaaatcattttggaATCTGCATGAAGAACATTAGTTCTTGAATTAGCTTTTGATTAACCACTCAAATTGCTTTCAATATTTTCACATTTTCAGTACCAGAACAATACCATGGTTCGAACCCTGAAGAAGAGCTGATTGACAACACACCAGCCCATCAACTAATTTCCAGTACTCCAGTAACTTCCATTCTGCAAGACCATTTGAACATGCAACAAAGAGTATATCCCTGCAAGAAAAGTCCACATGCTCTTCTTCCAACTCCAAGTACCTCTGATCATCTGGAGAGTCAGATCGAAAATGGGAACAACATGGTACCATGTCCATGGGCTTCAACCCAAGCCGTTGCTATGGCTCAGCCTAACGTTTACTCTGTTCAGGATGGAAAGGTAATGTTAGGTTTAtgtattagaaatactttccatATTTTGTATATACCAGCTGAATTTATTAAGTAAGGATTCTGATACCATTTGTTAATAGGTTCACATTGGAGCTAATATATGGATTGATGAGGACAAGTGGGAAACTGTGAAACGTCAGCCAAGTGATTCAAGATTTACAAAGTGCTTGGCTGTGGCTGTCTGGGGTGTCGATACCCTGAAGGATAGAAGTGTCACTGGAATTGCATGCAACTCAACAAAGTCATCGCCTaaacctcctctttccccatacaaAGTACAGATTATTAAAGGTAAGCTTAACAACAACTTTCCACAGCACAGAGTCTTTTGTCTTTTCCTTAAGTTTGATTTTTCTCCTTggaattttctccccctcccaccctttcaCCGACCAAGGAAGGTTCTAACTTTTTACAGACACTGAGTTTTGCATTCATGGGTGACAGTTTCAGAATTCTGAAACTATGAACAAGCTAATTGTCGCCATTTTGTATTCATTTTACAGTTTATTTTTCTTCACTTTGAAAGTATAGCATTTTTTAACCAAATAAATTCACTAAAATTTTTTAGTAAACAAAGCAGCATTCGTGGGGAGTGGACATCATCTGGTGACAAATGTCACTTGCAGAGTAATCACTGATGCAAATCTGAGCAGCAGCTTTTTTTAACTATCACTAACTAATAACCATCTAATGGAGTACTTATGATCAttgaaaattaatatttttcaATTTGGTCAGTTTACTTCAATATAATACCAAATAGAAACTGTGTGTATCCACGTCCCTGCCATTCCTATTTTATTTATTATACAGTTCTTCTGCAGAATCAAAgcttctggttccttccaggctgCCATGAGGAATATCAGCAACACCATCAATCTGCAGTCTATGCTTGTATTAAATGGGTGACTGATGATTTGTTTGCTATAACAAATACATTCATCACTTTCTCAGCagtttctgtgctggtgcttggcagagtaagaggtgcattGTCATCAGGATTTTCATTGTCAGTCTGTCTGACTAGTGATTGAATCTTCTGATTGAAAATAGAGAAAGGGAAAAAGTAGTTGCGAGAGCAAGCAATAGCAGATCAGTGGCAGTGCAACACAACACCAAGTTGTCATGTTCAGGAGTTTAGTGAGCGTTAGGCTGAAAGAGTTGAGTACAAAGAGAAGAGGAAAGGAAGATGCCAACAAACCCTGGTGCGATAGGCTTCCAACGTCACCATCTCTAATGCTGACTGCCACGTCATTGGTGTCCTCTTCCATAGGGGTGAGTGTTTGCAGTGCGGTAAACCTCCTGCGCTGGTTGTCTCCATCTGTGTTCGCCTCTATCATCCCCGTAGTTGAAGATTGATGTTTTCTTTCATGAcacttttttaatataaaagagCAGTTTAAACCAAAATGCCCACCTACTCAAATAAGACCTGCCATATAAATTCAACAGAAATCTAAGAACAACTCGTGAAAAAACAATAACACACCCTTAAACACCCAACTATCCCACTTGAGCTATAAGACCAGTTTACAAAAAAAGAAACTCTATACCATGTTCTCATAAATAGTCTGGCAGCTAGCAATCATTAGGAAGAGATAAACATCTTAACTCAGAGATTCTATGTTAACTCAGCTTGACCTTCCTTGAAGGAGCATGTTTCACCTCCTATTTCTTGTTAGAGCCTCCCTTGTGCAGGGATCTGGGATGGCTCAGTACAGTCATGGTGTGTGCTGCAGATGACACATCTTCTGGACAGAGATCCTAGGAGCAGATGTAGCACAAGGTGAGAAGGAAGACGGTCTTTCTCATCTGAGAAATGTCTCATGAAGTCTGGTTATCAGAATTGTGATGCTGCATCCAATATTCTGTAATCAATACAGAACTTTGTAGGACAAAGATTTGAATAGTATAGGCACTTCTCACAAATATCTTTTGGTGTCAAAATGCTGCTGACAGTAGCTcagggggaaaaaatctgcaatTAGCTTGCAAGGAAAGCTGTAGTTTTGAAGTAGCTTTTGTTATAATCTCTTGTTTAGTAGCAGACAAGTCTTGGTATGATTATCCAAGGATAGTTTAGTTCCACAGCATGTGGTCAGAAGGTTTTGCCCTCTCAAATCAAACAAGTCATCACAGTATCCACAGAATTATGAAATAATGCACGGCAATATGAGAAGCCCTGTAATCCATTGTGTATTTTAGTAGTGAGCATTTGTCCTTTTGTAGCAGTTAGGATTTTCTGCAAAGGCATCTGAGCATATGTTGTCATCCAGGGTTTGGGTAGTTTCTTGCCTATATTATTTCGGTTTCTCCACCCTCCTGCTCTGGATTCAGATCTGATTTATGCATGTTTAAGATGGAGTTTAGGTCAATCAGAAAAATGAACAGTagtttgaaatagtcaagtcatTGGAGCAACCAAGTTCAACTATAACAAAACAAACTAGCAAAGACAGGGTAGGTGGTGGAACATACCAAGAAAACCTTTTAGCTGCCCAGATAAGTCAAAAACAGTGGACTGCCACTCATCCAAAGACTCCTGAACCAGTACCAAGTTTTTAATGTACATTTTAGCATTGGGAACAGTATTTAGCTGCAAATAGTATGCCAACTCTGACTCTGCAATAGCAGCCAGCAAGACATACTACAAATATGATCCAAATAAGTCTTTTCGTTGGAAGATCCAATATGGCAGGTCTCAATTAGGTGCTTTCAGAACTGTAACTATGTGTGTATGTAATTTGAGAATTGTATTTtgtcagtatatttggattttcaaaaggtattcgataaggtgccacacaagaggttgttactcaagattagggcacatgggattgagggtaatatattagcatggattgaagattgttttctgtccgttaaccagagagtagggataaatgggtcattttcgggttagcaggttgtaactagtggagtgccgcaaggatcagtgcttgggcctcagctgtttacaatctatgtcaatgacttggataagggggccgagtgtaatgtattcaagtttgctgatgatacaaagctagatgggaaagtaagctgtgaggaggacacagagtctgtaaagggatatagacaggttaagtgagtggccaagaaggtggcagatggagtataatgtggggaaatgtgaaattattcactttggtaagaagaatagaaaagcagaatatttttaaaaggtgagagactaagaaaggtcagagggatttgggtgtccttgtacacgaattacagaaagttaacatgcaagtacagcaagcaattaggaagccaaattattgcaagggtgttggagtataagagtaaggaggtagtgctgcaattatacagggctctggtgagaccacacctggagtaccatgtacagttttgatctccttacctaaggaaggatatactttcttCGAGGTGGTGCAAcagaggtttactagattgattcctgggatgagagggttgtcctatgaggagagagtgagtaaaatgggcctatattctcgagtttaaaagaatgagaggtgatctcattgaaacatattaagattctgagagggcttgacaggatagatgctgagaggctgtttcacctGACTGGAGAGCCTAgatctaggggtcatagtctcaagataaggggttggccatttaggaccgagatgaggaaatattttttcactcagggttgtgaatctttggaattctctaccccagagggctgtggatgctcagtcgttgagtctattcaagattgagatcgacagatttttggacactaagggaatcaagggatatggggatcgggcgggaaagtggagttgaggttgaagatcagtcactatcttattgaatggcggagcaggctcgaggacccgtatggcctactcctcctatttcttatgttctcgtgTCATCTGTTCCAGCAGTTTAGATCTGTTGGGTTCAAATTCTCAGAAGCCACACTGAAACTGTATAATCTTTGGATAGTCCACTTAGAGCAACATGTATATTTCTGGTCATTGCAAAGGAAACCATCcatgcactggaggcagtgcagggagACTCGTCTCAGTTTCTCAGTTTTACAGAGATTAACTATGAGGAGCAACTTGATAAACTAGCACTATTCAGACTCAAAAAAGAGATGTCTGAGGGTTTcatattgaggtatataaaatacttACCAGGACAGAGAAAGTAAATCTGGAACAATACATATAGATGCACTAAGCAACAGGAGAAAAGGGGACAGGTTCAAGATTGTGAGGGGAAAAGTTAGGACAGATGGCAGGAAGTGTTTCTTTACACAAGAGTGAGCAACAGCTGAAGCATGCTGCCAAGAATGATGATTGAGGCCGGAACATTGGAATAATTTAAGTAACGGCTAGATGCTGTATTGGGAaggttgatggtgttggttgacagataaatgttggccagcacactgggagaattcccctgctcctcaAATAGAGGCATGGGGTCTTTTAAATCCACTGAACAAGCAGCTGGGGCCTTAATTtaacaatgcagtactccttcAGAACTGCattgaactgtcagcctagatatgtGCCCAAGTCCTGGAGTAGGCCTTAAACTCACGACCTTTTgagtcagagacaagagtgctattactgagccaagctgatgaaGTATATTTCAGTTTTTAAGAGCAAAACAATTTCTACAGTTTACAGTTCTAGGTTAATATTTTAGATTGTCCTATTATTTTATTAgtgaaattaaataaaattctgttTCCTCTACAGAACAGTTGCTGAACAGGATAAGACAAGATGCCAAAGATGACAATGAGATCCACAAGCGACTAAATAAAGTCAATCGATACATTGGGGAAAAAATAATGGACATTAATAAGCAGTGGCGAAAAGCCAAAGCAGAAATATCAAAATTTAGGAACTGTGAGTGTGAGATAGGATTAAAATGTGACACTCATGTGCATTGTGAGAGATCTGAAATACCTATCAAGGAAGAGATTGAAACCTTTATCTATGAATAATCTAGTGAGAACTAATATGTCTTGCATGATCAGAAAGTTCTGTACATGGAAATTCTGGTTATTAATAGTGTACAACTGTTATTTGATTACAGTGAAATCTGCTTGTACTCTTCATATCATTTATTTACCATAGAATGGCACTACAGAAAATTATTTCTTATTCATTTCTGTAAAATTGTCCAGTTTTATATCACATAATGTTAAATCGGTGGAAATGTACAGATAATCCAGCAAATTGTTAAAGAATCGTAGAATtctacagaaggaagccatttggcccattgcgcctgtgccgCCTCTAAGAGCTATCTACTTATTTCCCATTCCTCACCTTACCCccctatcattttttttaaaaaatcaaatatttGTCCACTTCCCTGTTTAAAAGCAGAATCTATAATAGCTTTTATCACTGTTTCCATGTCCTAACAGCCCaccgaattttttttaaaaataattctcctagcGTTTCCCTTTGTTGTTTTggtaatgatcttaaatttatgccctctagttaccgagTCATCAATCCATGAATGTAGTGTTTCCCttcttaccttatcaaaaccctttataattttgaataGTGTATCAGATTGCCTCGACTTTGACTGTGGTCTTATGAAAGACTTCAAATATCTGTGAACGAAAGCTTCTCGTCtctggccttagagggagtgcaacgaaggttcactagattgattcctgggatgtgagggttgtcctatgaggagagattgagtagaatgggcctatattctctggcgtttagaagaatgagaggtgatctcatcgaaacgtagaaaattcttagagggcttaacagagcagatgctgagaagttgtttctcctggatggacagtctagaactaggggtcataggctcaggataaggggtcggccatttaggactaagatgaggaaaaattttttcgctgagggtcgtgattctttggcACTCTCtacctccagagggctgtggatgctcggttgttgagtatattcaaaactgagatcgacagattttggatagattaagggaatcaagggatatggggatagggtgggacagtggagttgaggtaaatgatcagccatggtcttattgaatggcggagcaggcttgaggggctgtatggcctactcctcctatttcttatgttcttatgatcttggTGAATCTCTTCTGTGCTCTGGCTATGGCCTTGATGTCCTTCCCAAAGTAAGTCAAACAAACCTGGATATAAaattcaaactgtggcctaaccagtgctgtGTATagatttagcattacctctttgcttttgtattcattgTCCCAATATATAAAACATAGGATTTTGCATactttttacagctttatcaactattcattctcgggatgtgggcgtcaatggcagggccggcatttattgcccatccctagttgcccttgagcaaGTGATGC contains the following coding sequences:
- the bend5 gene encoding BEN domain-containing protein 5 isoform X2, which produces MSFLPDSRQELEKFLKLKKCKVPKIIESFIEVSESEDGDSTEDEPHQINNIQEQDVSCFEDSSDDDDQTLKIFDELKNKYSRAKANNKRLIQELKKVTTKLRFAEEKQKEYEHMASELQRLRDLNMDLQNALLLKLFRLPEQYHGSNPEEELIDNTPAHQLISSTPVTSILQDHLNMQQRVYPCKKSPHALLPTPSTSDHLESQIENGNNMVPCPWASTQAVAMAQPNVYSVQDGKVHIGANIWIDEDKWETVKRQPSDSRFTKCLAVAVWGVDTLKDRSVTGIACNSTKSSPKPPLSPYKVQIIKEQLLNRIRQDAKDDNEIHKRLNKVNRYIGEKIMDINKQWRKAKAEISKFRNCECEIGLKCDTHVHCERSEIPIKEEIETFIYE
- the bend5 gene encoding BEN domain-containing protein 5 isoform X3; this translates as MKTQHYSLPTLLCRNFDILSILHKTYSQEQDVSCFEDSSDDDDQTLKIFDELKNKYSRAKANNKRLIQELKKVTTKLRFAEEKQKEYEHMASELQRLRDLNMDLQNALLLKLFRLPEQYHGSNPEEELIDNTPAHQLISSTPVTSILQDHLNMQQRVYPCKKSPHALLPTPSTSDHLESQIENGNNMVPCPWASTQAVAMAQPNVYSVQDGKVHIGANIWIDEDKWETVKRQPSDSRFTKCLAVAVWGVDTLKDRSVTGIACNSTKSSPKPPLSPYKVQIIKEQLLNRIRQDAKDDNEIHKRLNKVNRYIGEKIMDINKQWRKAKAEISKFRNCECEIGLKCDTHVHCERSEIPIKEEIETFIYE
- the bend5 gene encoding BEN domain-containing protein 5 isoform X1, whose protein sequence is MFACVRFLQDQVHHIVPVSHIKNFHPTSKCDFNKKQVYRLVLPGPGPGSGEPEIGAVTKGGHCRKAQILALGDSRQELEKFLKLKKCKVPKIIESFIEVSESEDGDSTEDEPHQINNIQEQDVSCFEDSSDDDDQTLKIFDELKNKYSRAKANNKRLIQELKKVTTKLRFAEEKQKEYEHMASELQRLRDLNMDLQNALLLKLFRLPEQYHGSNPEEELIDNTPAHQLISSTPVTSILQDHLNMQQRVYPCKKSPHALLPTPSTSDHLESQIENGNNMVPCPWASTQAVAMAQPNVYSVQDGKVHIGANIWIDEDKWETVKRQPSDSRFTKCLAVAVWGVDTLKDRSVTGIACNSTKSSPKPPLSPYKVQIIKEQLLNRIRQDAKDDNEIHKRLNKVNRYIGEKIMDINKQWRKAKAEISKFRNCECEIGLKCDTHVHCERSEIPIKEEIETFIYE